A window of Juglans regia cultivar Chandler chromosome 7, Walnut 2.0, whole genome shotgun sequence contains these coding sequences:
- the LOC109002009 gene encoding coatomer subunit zeta-2-like codes for MFEIEMESCPSVKCILLLDSEGNRVAVKYYSDDWPTNSSKLAFEKTVFTKTLKSNARVEADISLFENNIVIYKFAQDLHFFVAGGDDENELILATVLQGFFDVVALLLRNNVDKREALENLDLILLCLDEIVDGGIILETDASVIAGKVATHTMDADAPLSEQTITQAWATAREHLTRTLLN; via the exons ATGTTCGAGATAGAGATG GAATCATGCCCTTCCGTAAAGTgcattcttcttcttgattcTGAAGGAAACCGTGTTGCAGTCAAGTATTACTCAGATGATTGGCCAACAAATAGTTCAAAGTTAGCTTTTGAAAAAACTGTGTTTACTAAGACTTTGAAGTCTAATGCTCGGGTAGAAG CGGATATATCTCTGTTTGAGAACAACATTGTTATTTACAAGTTCGCCCAGGACCTGCACTTCTTTGTGGCTGGAggtgatgatgaaaatgaactCATCTTAGCTACAGTTCTTCAGGGGTTTTTTGATGTAGTTGCCCTTCTCTTGAG GAACAATGTTGACAAAAGGGAGGCACTTGAGAACCTGGATCTCATTCTTTTATGCCTAGACGAGATTGTTGATGGAGG GATTATACTCGAAACAGATGCCAGTGTTATTGCGGGAAAAGTGGCGACGCATACCATGGATGCTGACGCACCATTGTCTGAACAA ACTATAACTCAAGCATGGGCTACAGCACGTGAACATCTGACAAGAACCCTTCTCAATTGA